One part of the Canis lupus dingo isolate Sandy chromosome 14, ASM325472v2, whole genome shotgun sequence genome encodes these proteins:
- the SAMD9L gene encoding sterile alpha motif domain-containing protein 9-like produces MNEEVNLPEVVDDWTKEHVKQWVTKDLNVDEKYGQILLSEEVTGLVLQELTEKDLREMGLPWGSALLIKRKYNKLNNSSSESNNQDSGQLDHTKPSKKEHPKKPQQMKKEEQKSVLSDIDHDLREARDTKEQESILMKEDALNEGATAEDQNEDKLGIKQLTCMPYPFDQFHNSHCYIENSVLQPETGPLNLIDPIHEFKALTNTEAATEKDIKMKFSNEVFRFASACMNSRTNGTIHFGVKNRPHGQIVGVKVANKDAFIDHFNIMIRQYFEESEINEVKKCIREPRFVEVLLQNNTLSDRFVIEVDVIPKHSVCEKKYFLIRMQNCKSETWKPNQDLSLFVRDGPSSKDILANVKQRELNLKAFLQNLTSVVASRKEAEEEYEMKADRKESEGQKLVKLLIGNRDSLDNSYYNWYILVTNKCHPNQTKNLDFLKEMKLFAVLEFDPESVSKGVVKAYKKSRIANLHFPNQFEEKTNNIREKISSLNLYHQTSWIFCNGRSDLKNESYKPLEPHLWHRERASEVRKLILFLTDENIMIRGKFLVVFLLLSPVESPGDPLIETFCAFYQALKGMENILCICVNSHIYQRWKDLLQTRLTIADELTNHSISTLNLELINSTILKLKPVTQSLRRFLPSHGFSSIILEKKEEDILTALEILCENECKDTDIEKDKSKFQEFKKLKEEHFYRGGKVSWWNFYFSSENYSSAFVKRDSYEKLKVLIKCWAESPKPEFAKIINLYHHPGCGGTTLAMNVLWDLKKNFRCAVLKNKTTDFEEIVEQVTKLITYKATSHEDYFPVLLLVDDFEDQENVYVLQNAIDSILGEKGLRYEKTLVIILNCMRSQNPDETAKLADSIALTYQLSSKEQRAFEAKLEEIEKQHKNCENFYSFMIMKSNFNKMYIEKVVRNIVKGQNVDSKEGQLISFLALLNSYVTESTISVSQCEIFLGIICTSMPWEPESLEDKMGAYSTLLINTEVTEYGRYTGVRIIHPLIAISCLKELEESYDLNKCQIALKILNENLFYVSGIGREKFQHDVQTLLLTRQRREYGDETDTLFAPLIEALQNEDIEKVLIAGATRFPQNAFICQALARYFYIKEKNFGTALEWANQAKKKAPKNSYISDTLGQVYKSQIKWWLDENKNSTDITVNDLICLLEAAENASKAFKKSQEQTERKGYETWADTWAKQTLQRKYDTYNTAGFFGEIEVGLYAIQILQLTPCFFKQNELSKKAMVEFLSGKGMIPTNPKCEYYLALNKFTSYLENLQSDLKRCFDFFDDYLVLLKMKNTQKETGEISLSKKITRCFKKYVELFCHLDSGPLHKESQLLQEENCRKALEALRADRFSGLLEYLNPNHREAATNMENIVNKYNFLLQQNPKKQMTKEKQNFILANIILNCLKPHSKFIQPLPILKKQLREVLLSIGPSHQYPNPYFLACLLFWPQNQELDEDSKFMEKYVSSLNRNFKRQYRSMCRSKQASTLFYLGKQKGLHSLVCKAEIEQYFNKAQNTSSLSQSADVCKKKVKDLLCRLTGQAEGKLISMEYGTEKKVKIPVIPVYSGPLRSGGNIERVSFYLGFSMEGLQAYEIEII; encoded by the coding sequence ATGAATGAGGAAGTAAATCTACCTGAAGTGGTCGATGACTGGACCAAAGAGCATGTGAAACAATGGGTGACCAAAGACCTTAATGTTGATGAAAAATATGGGCAGATTCTGCTCAGTGAAGAGGTAACTGGATTAGTCCTGCAGGAATTAACTGAGAAGGACCTTAGAGAAATGGGGCTACCATGGGGTTCAGCACTTTTGATAAAACGTAAATATAACAAATTGAATAACAGTTCCTCTGAAAGTAACAATCAGGATTCTGGACAATTAGATCATACAAAACCCTCCAAAAAGGAACACCCAAAAAAGCCACAACAGatgaaaaaggaagagcaaaaatCAGTGTTATCCGATattgatcatgatctcagagaggCCAGAGATACAAAAGAGCAAGAATCAATTCTTATGAAAGAAGATGCATTAAATGAGGGAGCAACCGCTGAAGACCAAAATGAGGATAAGCTAGGAATTAAACAGTTGACTTGTATGCCATATCCTTTTGATCAGTTCCATAACAGCCATTGTTACATAGAAAATAGTGTTCTACAACCTGAAACTGGCCCACTCAATCTCATAGACCCAATACATGAGTTCAAAGCCCTCACAAATACAGAAGCAGCCACAGAAAAggacattaaaatgaaatttagcaATGAAGTCTTCCGATTTGCATCAGCTTGTATGAATTCTCGCACCAATGGCACTATCCATTTTGGAGTCAAGAACAGACCTCACGGACAAATTGTTGGTGTGAAAGTCGCCAATAAGGATGCCTTCATTGACCACTTCAATATAATGATCAGACAATATTTTGAAGAAAGCGAGATCAATGAAGTCAAGAAGTGCATTCGGGAGCCAAGGTTTGTGGAAGTCCTACTGCAGAACAATACACTGTCTGACAGATTTGTCATTGAAGTAGATGTTATTCCAAAACATTCTGTGtgtgaaaaaaagtatttcttaattaGAATGCAAAATTGTAAAAGTGAAACCTGGAAACCAAACCAAGATCTTTCACTGTTTGTGAGAGATGGGCCCAGCAGTAAGGATATCCTGGCCAATGTCAAGCAAcgagaattaaatttaaaagcatttttacaaAATCTAACGTCAGTAGTAGCATCTAGAAAAGAGGCTGAAGAAGAATACGAGATGAAGGCAGATAGGAAGGAGAGTGAAGGACAAAAGTTGGTTAAACTCCTCATAGGCAACCGAGACTCACTGGATAATTCCTACTACAACTGGTACATTCTTGTGACAAATAAATGCCATCCAAATCAAACAAAGAACTTAGattttctaaaggaaatgaaattgttTGCTGTGCTGGAGTTTGATCCTGAATCTGTAAGCAAGGGGGTGGTCAAAGCTTACAAAAAAAGCCGAATAGCAAACCTTCACTTTCCAAATCAGTttgaagaaaagacaaacaacatAAGGGAGAAAATTTCTAGTTTGAATCTTTACCATCAGACCAGCTGGATCTTCTGCAATGGCAGGTCAGACTTGAAAAACGAGAGCTATAAGCCTCTAGAACCACATTTATGGCACAGAGAAAGAGCTTCTGAAGTCAGGAAGctgattttatttctcacagatgAAAATATAATGATAAGAGGGAAATTTTTGGTTGTGTTTCTATTGCTCTCTCCAGTGGAAAGCCCAGGAGATCCCCTCATTGAAACTTTCTGTGCTTTCTACCAAGCTCTCAAAGGAATGGAAAATATACTGTGTATCTGTGTAAACTCACATATTTATCAACGATGGAAAGATCTGCTACAAACCAGACTGACAATAGCAGATGAATTAACAAACCACAGTATTTCCACTTTAAATTTAGAACTGATAAACAGTACTATCCTTAAACTAAAACCAGTGACTCAGTCTCTAAGAAGATTTTTGCCCTCCCATGGATTTTCTTCGATTatcttagagaaaaaggaagaggatatCTTGACTGCACTGGAAATCCTCTGTGAAAATGAATGTAAAGACACAGacatagagaaagataaatctaaattccaagaatttaagaaattaaaagaagaacaCTTTTATCGAGGTGGCAAAGTATCCTGGTGgaacttctatttttcttctgaaaactaTTCTTCAGCTTTTGTCAAAAGGGATAGTTATGAAAAGCTTAAAGTTCTGATAAAGTGCTGGGCAGAGTCTCCTAAGCCAGAATTTGCAAAAATCATCAATCTTTATCACCATCCAGGCTGTGGAGGTACTACATTGGCCATGAATGTTCTCTGGGACCTAAAGAAAAACTTTAGATGTGctgtgttaaaaaacaaaacaactgattTCGAAGAAATTGTAGAACAAGTGACCAAATTGATTACCTATAAAGCCACCAGCCATGAAGATTACTTTCCCGTACTTCTCCTTGTGGATGATTTTGAAGACCAGGAAAATGTTTATGTGCTACAGAATGCCATCGATTCCATTTTGGGAGAGAAGGGTTTGAGATATGAAAAAACACTGGTAATTATCTTAAACTGCATGAGATCTCAGAATCCTGATGAAACTGCAAAATTAGCAGACAGTATTGCACTAACCTACCAACTCTCTTCCAAGGAACAAAGAGCTTTTGAGGCCAAActggaagaaattgaaaagcaaCATAAGAACTGTGAAAACTTTTATTCCTTCATGATCATGAAaagcaattttaataaaatgtatatagaaaaggTAGTCAGGAATATCGTAAAAGGACAGAATGTTGACAGCAAGGAAGGACAACTCATTTCTTTCCTGGCTCTACTCAACTCTTATGTCACTGAGTCTACAATTTCAGTATCACAGTGTGAAATATTTTTGGGAATCATATGCACTAGTATGCCCTGGGAACCCGAAAGCCTAGAGGACAAGATGGGAGCCTATTCTACACTTCTGATAAACACAGAAGTCACAGAATATGGGAGATACACAGGTGTGCGCATCATTCATCCTTTGATTGCCATTTCCTGTCTGAAAGAACTGGAAGAAAGCTATGACTTGAACAAGTGCCAAATTGCATTGAAGATCTTAAATGAGAATTTATTCTATGTTTCTggaataggaagagaaaaatttcaaCATGATGTGCAAACTCTTCTGCTTACGAGACAGCGCAGGGAATATGGAGATGAAACAGACACTTTGTTTGCCCCATTAATTGAAGCTTTACAGAACGAAGACATTGAAAAGGTCTTGATAGCTGGGGCTACTCGATTCCCACAAAATGCGTTCATTTGTCAGGCCTTAGCaagatatttttacattaaagaGAAGAATTTTGGCACTGCTCTGGAATGGGCAAACCAGGCCAAAAAGAAAGCacctaaaaattcatatatttcagatACGCTTGGTCAAGTCTACAAAAGTCAAATCAAATGGTGGttggatgaaaataaaaactccacAGATATTACAGTTAATGATCTAATATGCCTCTTGGAAGCTGCTGAAAATGCCTCAAAAGCTTTCAAAAAATCCCAAGAACAAACTGAGCGGAAAGGCTATGAAACCTGGGCAGACACCTGGGCAAAACAAACGTTGCAAAGAAAATATGACACATACAACACAGCCGGCTTTTTTGGTGAAATAGAAGTTGGTCTCTATGCTATTCAGATTCTCCAGCTCACACCCTGTTTCTTCAAACAAAATGAATTATCTAAAAAAGCTATGGTAGAATTTTTATCAGGAAAGGGAATGATTCCCACAAATCcaaaatgtgaatattatttgGCTCTTAACAAGTTCACATCCTACTTAGAAAATTTACAATCAGATTTGAAAAGGTGTTTTGACTTTTTTGATGATTACCttgttcttttgaaaatgaagaacacccaaaaagaaacaggagaaatcTCATTAAGCAAGAAAATTACCCGTTGTTTCAAGAAATATGTGGAACTTTTCTGCCATTTGGATTCGGGTCCACTGCACAAAGAGAGCCAGTTACTCCAAGAGGAGAATTGCAGGAAAGCTCTAGAAGCTTTGAGAGCAGATAGGTTTTCTGGACTCCTGGAATATCTTAACCCAAATCACAGAGAGGCTGCAACCAACATGGAAAATATAGTGAACAAATATAATTTCCTGTTGCAGCAAAACCcaaaaaagcaaatgacaaaggagaaacaaaatttcattttagccAACATTATTCTTAATTGTCTAAAACCCCATTCTAAGTTCATTCAACCACTTCCCATACTGAAAAAACAGCTCCGAGAAGTGTTACTATCCATAGGACCAAGTCATCAATATCCAAACCCTTACTTTTTAGCCTGCCTTCTGTTCTGGCCACAAAATCAAGAACTAGATGAAGATTCCAAATTCATGGAAAAGTATGTTTCATCCTTAAACAGAAACTTCAAGAGACAATATAGGAGCATGTGCAGGTCTAAGCAGGCAAGCACACTTTTTTATCTGGGGAAGCAGAAGGGGCTCCATAGTCTTGTTTGCAAGGCTGAGATAGAGCAATACTTCAATAAAGCACAAAATACAAGTTCCCTCTCACAGAGTGCAGATGTgtgcaaaaaaaaagtcaaagaccTCCTGTGTCGTCTAACTGGTCAGGCTGAAGGCAAGCTGATCTCTATGGAATATGGAacagagaaaaaagttaaaataccaGTGATACCTGTTTATTCGGGTCCACTCAGGAGTGGTGGCAACATAGAAAGAGTGTCCTTCTACCTAGGATTTTCCATGGAAGGCCTTCAGGCATATGagatagaaataatttaa